The Actinobacillus succinogenes 130Z region TGTCCTCTTTCACATAAATACCCACGTGATAACCGTTCGGTCCGCGTCCCGTTTTGAAAAAGATTAAATCACCGGTTTGAATCATCTCTTTCGGCACTTTTTTACCGTATTTCGACTGTGCCGTAGTTGTGCGTGGCAGAGAAATATTAAAGCGGTCCATAAACGTGGTTCGGGTAAAACCGGAACAATCCACTCCGCTGCGCGTGGTTCCGCCTAAACGATAAGGCGTACCCGCCCATTCCCGCTGCTGTTCGCTTAATAAGGTAATCGCCATAATGGGATCGTCGATTTGCCCTTTATAATTAATGCCGTCATATTCTTCCGGCAGCGTGGAACAAGCGCTTAAAAGACTCAGAGTCGCCATAAATATTAATGTTTTTAACCGCTTAACATCCATATCATTTTCTCATGTAAAAATTAAAAGCTACTCATTAACGTTATCAATGAGTAGCCTTCCTGGCTTACCTTTTAGCCTTTAGGTTTCGATTTTTCCACGCGGGCACGTAATTTCTGACCGGGTCTGAACACTACGACCCGGCGGGCAGAAACCGGTATGTTTTCACCGGTTTTAGGGTTTCGCCCGGGACGAGAAGCTTTATCCCTTAGCTCGAAATTACCGAAGCCTGATAATTTCACATTATGTCCGTCAGCCAATGTCGCCCGAATTTCTTCAAAGAAACTTTCCACCATCGCTTTCGCTTCGGTTTTGTTCAGCTCAAGTTTGCGCGTCAGATTTTCCGCTATTTCGACTTTCGTTAATGTCATAAATTAATCTCTCAAAGTTGCATTAAAGCGTTGTTTCAGTTCGGCCAATACGGCAGAGATAACAGCATTAATATCTTCTTCGGCTAGGGTTTTTTCCGTGTCCTGGATAGTCAGACTGATAGCCAGGCTCTTCATGCCTTCCGCTACACCTGCCCCCTGATAGACATCAAATAGATTCACAGCGACTAATTTTTCGCCTCCTACGGCTCGGCATGCATCGATAATATCGCTTGCCGGCACGTTATCGGCAACGACTAACGCCAAGTCGCGACGGTTTGCCGGGAATTTAGAAATTTCTTTCGCTACCGCAACATTACGTCGGGAAACTTTTTCCACTAAAATCTCGGCGGCAAAGGTTTTGCCGTTTAATCCTAATTTTTGTGCAATACTCGGATGAATTTGACCGATATAGCCGATTTCTTCACCGTCCAACACTAACACCGCAGATTGCCCCGGATGAAATGCCGGTAAAGCTTTTGCTACAAATTTTACTCTGTCGCCGACGGCGGTCAAGGATAATAGGTTTTCAATATAACCTTTTAAGTCGTAAAAGTCAGCAGATTCGGATTTTGTTGTCCAATGTTCGTTATATTTGGCGCCTGTCATCACCGCTGCGAAGACAAATTCCTGGCGAACACCGAATTCCGCCGAAGCGTCAGGAATAAAACGTAATCCGGTTTCAAACAGACGAACTCGCGTCTGCTGACGATTTTGGTTATAAAGAACGGCACCTAATAAACCGGTTAATAAAGAAACCCGCATTGCCGACATTTCACCGGAAATCGGATTAGGCAAAATCAACGGTTTAACGGCAGGATGCAACATACTTTGAATTTTCGGATCGACAAAACTGTATGTTATCGCCTCATGAAAATCTGCGGATACAAGTGCGGTCTTAATTCGGTCGATTTCTAAATCCGATTCTTTGTGCTCGCGCATTGTTAAATGCGCTAACGGCGCATTATTCGGAATATTGTTATAACCGTAAATACGCGCCACTTCTTCGATTAAATCTTCTTCAATTTCAATGTCAAAACGCCAACTGGCCGATGTCACCGTCCACACGTCGTTTTCATAACGGACAGATAAGCCTAAACGTTGGAAAATGTCGGTGACGGTTTCCGTTTCAATATGGTGCCCCAATAAAGCATCCAGTTTACTACGGCGTAATTGTACCTCTTTCAGTTTAGGTAAATGCTGTTCGCTGACCGCCTCACAGATTTCTCCGGCCTCGCCGCCGCAAATCGCCAGTAAAAGAGCGGTCGCTCTTTCCATGGCTTTGTGTTGTAATTGGAAATCCACGCCACGTTCGAAACGATGAGACGCATCCGTATGCAAACCGTATTGGCGGGCACGTCCGGTAATCGCCAGCGGAGCAAAAAATGCCGATTCTAAAATAATATCTTTGGTGTCGGCATTCACACCGCTTGCCGCCCCGCCGAAAATACCGGCCATTGCCAGCGGACCGTTTTGATCGGCAATGACTAAAGTATTGCTTTGTAATGTCGCCGTATTACCGTCCAGCAGAACGAGTTTTTCTCCTTCTTTAGCCATACGAACTTGTACCGGTTGCGCTACCGTCGCCGCATCAAAGGCATGCATAGGCTGACCGAGTTCAAGCAGAATGTAGTTGGTTATATCCACAACCGGATCAATGGAACGAATACCGCAACGACGAAGTTTTTCTTTCATCCACATCGGTGTTGCCGCTTTCACGTTGACATTTTTCACCGAACGTAATAAATAACGCGGACAAGCTTCCGGTGCGGAGACGTCAATGGCAATCTTATCCGGGATGGTCGGCGCGACATTTGTAATCACCGGCTCCGTAACTGTCGCTCGGTTAACCACTCCGATTTCCCGCGCTACGCCGGCAATACTTAAACAGTCCGCTCGGTTCGGCGTCAGACTGATTTCAACTTCTTTATCGTTTAAATCAAGGTATTCGCGTAAATCCCGGCCAATCGGCGCATCCTGCGGTAATTCCATAATACCGCTGTGATCTTCCGACATACCTAATTCGCTGAACGAGCAAAGCATCCCTTCGGAAGGCTGACCGCGTAACTTGGTTTTCTTAATGTTGAAATTACCCGGTAAAACGGCTCCATCCATTGCGCAAGCGACTTTTAAACCTTGTCGGCAGTTTGGTGCGCCGCATACAATATCCAATAAGCGGTCGCCTCCCACATTCACTTTGGTTACGCGTAATTTATCCGCATCCGGGTGTTGCGCACATTCCACGACTTCACCCACCACTACGCCGCTGAACTCACCGGCTACGGGTTCAACGCCGTCTACTTCCAAACCAAGCATGGTAATTTGATCACATAACTCATCCGTATTAACCGCCGGATTCACCCACTCACGTACCCAATTTTCACTAAATTTCATTCTGTTCTCTCTTATTCGTTACGGAAGGACTTCAAATTTCAGATTTTTAAAGACCACATTATTAAACTGTACATCAATATGATATTCACCGACAGGATCCTGTTTGCCAAATTCCCAACACTGAACCGCCGTATTATTTTTAATCTCTGAACGAGGAATTTCAAAAACCGCCCGATAACCTTTACCGTCCGCATCAGCAGTTAATTGCGCATTATTGGCCACCATAGTAATTTTTGCCGGCGCGTTAATTTTCTCGATTAACTGATTACGTTCCCGGATATCTACATTTTTCACTACAATGCAAAGCTGACGTTTTTTCTTTCTGGATAGCTGATTGCCTTTCATCGGTTTAGGTTGCGCCGAAGCGGTATCCAATACCTGCAAAAATGCTATAGGATGCGTTTCCTCTAACGATTGCGTATTGTCTGCGCCCATGACGGAAACGGTTAAAAAACAGGTTGCCAAACCAATCAATGAATATTTTTTCATGGCAACAATCCTATTTGAATTGTTTTAAGAAACGCAGATCGTTTTCAAAGAACGAACGTAAATCCGTTACGTTGTAACGTAACATAGTTAAACGTTCCACCCCCATACCTACGGCAAAACCGCTGTATTCGTTCGGATCAATCCCCACATTGCGCAAGACGTTGGGATGTACCATACCGCAACCTAACACTTCCAGCCACTTACCGTTTTTACCCATTACATCGACTTCTGCCGAAGGTTCCGTAAACGGGAAATAAGAGGGACGAAAACGCACTTGCAAATCTTCTTCGAAAAAAGCCCGTAAAAAATCGTGCAACAACCCTTTCAATTCGGTAAAGTTTGCATTTTTATCCACATACAGTAATTCGATTTGATGGAACATAGGCGTGTGGGTTTGATCGTAATCGTTACGGTATACCCGTCCCGGTGCCATAATACGGATTGGCGGCTGCTTTTTCTCCATGGTTCGGATTTGTACGCCGGAGGTTTGAGTTCGAAGTAATAATTCGGGATTAAACCAGAAAGTATCATGATCCGCTCGTGCCGGATGGTGTTTCGGAATATTTAATGCGTCAAAATTATAGTAATCGCTCTCAATTTCAGGTCCGCTTTCTACACTGAATCCCAATTCGGAGAAGAACTTCGTCACACGTCCGATAGTAATAGAAACCGGATGCAAGCCGCCCGCTTCCACTTTACGACCCGGCAGACTGACATCAATACGCTCCTGCTCTAATTTGACATTTAATGCCGCTTGTTCGATTTGTTCTTTTTTAGCATTAAGAATTTCTAATACCGTTTGTTTCGCCTCGTTAATTTTTGCCCCCATTGCCGGACGCTCTTCCGGTAAAACATCGCGCAAACCTTGCATTAACTGGGTAAAATGCCCTTTTTTACCAAAATATTCTACACGGAAATTTTCTAAAGCTTCGATGCCTTTATCATGCAATTCATCAAGCGCTGCCCGAGCTTGTTCTGTAATTTGTTTAAGGTTTTGCATACCTGTCCTTTTATTTTACTTATGGATTAATCGGAAATGTGCTTAATGATAATACTAACTCATTAAAAAATCACGTATTTTCTATATGGAAAGGTAAACTTTAGGCAATAAAAATCCCAAACCGGCAAGCTTGGGATTTATAAAATATATGGTGCGACTAGCTGGACTCGAACCAGTGACCCCCACCATGTCAAGGTGGTGCTCTAACCAACTGAGCTATAGTCGCAATAATCGGTATTCATTTCGGAAAGTGCGGTCAATTATAACGGGTTTTCTTAGCAAAACAACTGTTTTTTCCACCGCACTTTCCTAACTGTTAACTTTTTGAACAATTTAACTGTTTTTCACCGCTTCGGCAATTTCTTCCGCGGATTTTTGTGCCAACACGGCATCTTCACATTCCACCATTACGCGAATTAACGGTTCCGTACCGGATTTGCGTAATAGAATACGGCCTTTACCCGCTAAGCGTTGTTCGACTTCCGCCGCAACCGCTTTCACTTTTTCACTGTTTAACGGATTTTCACCGCCGGCAAAACGGACGTTAATCAAAACTTGCGGGAATAATTTCACCGCACCGGTAAGTTCGTGCAGACTCAATTTATGTTGCGCCATCGCCGTTAAGACCGCTAATGAAGCGATAATACCGTCACCGGTGGTATTTTTATCCAGAATAATGATGTGCCCTGAATTCTCACCGCCGAGTTTCCAGCCGTTTTCCTGCATTTTTTCCAATACGTAACGATCACCTACATTGGCGCGTAAAAACGGAATACCCAGTTGTTTTAAGGCGATTTCCAGACTCATATTGCTCATTAAGGTGCCGACCACACCACCTTTTAAGTGACCGGCACGTAAGGTTTCGCGGGCAATAATATAAAGAATTTGGTCGCCGTCCACTTTATTGCCTAAGTGATCCACCATCATAATGCGGTCGCCGTCGCCGTCGTAAGCCAAGCCCACATCGGCACCTATCTCCAATACTTTATGCCGTAATGCTTCAATATCCGTCGCACCGCATTTTTCGTTAATATTCAAACCGTTCGGTTTAGTCCCGATCTCAATTATTTCGGCCCCCAATTCGCGTAATACGCTCGGCGCAATGTGATAGGTGGCGCCATGAGCGCAGTCCACCACAATTTTATAACCTTCCAAACTTAATGAAGTCGGGAATGTACTTTTACAGAACTCAATATAACGACCGGCTGCATCGTTAATCCGGCTGGCTTTACCCAATTCCGCAGACTCTACGCAATCCATCGGCTGTTCCAATAAGGCTTCGATAGCTTCTTCCACATCATCCGGCAATTTCGTCCCCTCAGCGGAGAAAAATTTAATGCCGTTATCATCATAGGGATTATGGGAGGCGGAAATCACCACACCCGCTTCAGCACGGAAAGTACGGGTTAAATAAGCCACGGCCGGCGTCGGCATCGGACCGACGAAAACAGCGGACAAACCGGCTGCCGTCAAACCGGCTTCCAATGCGGATTCCAGCATATAGCCGGAAATGCGGGTATCCTTACCGATAAGTACTTTTTTCGAACCATGAGTCGCCAGCACTTTGCCGGCCGCCCACCCCAGTTTTAATGCAAAATCCGGGGTAATCGGGAATGAGCCTACTTTACCGCGCACACCGTCAGTACCGAAATATTTACGTTCTGCCATATTTTATTCCTTATTAAGAAAGGTGGAGAAAACCACCAGTTAAATTTTAATGTGTTATTTTATGACGACAAAATCCATTATGCATGAACCGTTGCCTGCCAGATTTTTAATGCGTCAGCGGTTTCCGCTACATCGTGAACCCGCAAAATGGTTGCACCGTTTTGCGCGGCAAGCAGTGCGCCCGTCACACTCCCGATAACACGCTGATCAACCGGTTTATCTAATATCGCTCCAATCATGGATTTGCGCGAAAGCCCCGCTAAAACGGGATAACCGTGCACCGCAAAACGGGCGGATTGTTGCAATAAGCGGTAATTGTGGCAAACAGTTTTACCAAAACCGAAACCGACGTCCCAAATAATGTTTTCATTCTTCATCCCGGCTTTTAAACAAAGTGCGGTCCGGTTTTGCAAAAATTGCAATACCTCTTCCACGACATCGTCATATTGCGGTGCAGACTGCATTGTGCGCGGCTGCCCCTGCATGTGCATGATACAGGTGGGCAACGCCAATGTTACTGCGGTTTCCAATGCATCGGGTTCCTGCAAAGCGCGAATGTCATTAATCATATCCATCCCCGCTTTCGCCGATTCCCGCATAACCGCCGCTTTTGACGTATCCACCGAAATCCAGCAATCAAAACGCTGACGCACGGCTTCCACAAGGGGAACCACGCGTTCAAGCTCTTCCTGCTCACTGACCTCCTCAGCCATCGGACGGGTTGACTCGCCACCGATATCGATAATTGCCGCCCCTTCATTCAGCATTTTATCAACTTGAATCAGTGCTTTGTCTAAACTGAAGAATTTTCCGTTATCTGAAAACGAATCGGGTGTAAAATTCAAAATTCCCATAATTTGCGGTTGGGATAAATCTAAGATTTTACCGTTTGCTTGAAGCTTCATTTTTTGCCTTACCTAGATAAACGTATGGCGATTATAACGGAATTCCGCTGTAGACGCACAAAAAATTGCGTTAAAATGACCGCACTTTTTCTTTATTCGGTGTCATTATGCAAACCCATCACAAACCTGCCAATCTTGTTGCTTTCGCCTTTTTGCTGATTGCATTTTTAACCGGAACGGCATCAGCCTTTCAAATGCCGACGCTCAGCCTGTTTTTATCCCAAGAAATTCACGTCTCGCCTTTCATGGTGGGAACCTTCTATGCCGTAAATGCAGTGATGGGAATCTTCGTCAGTCAGCTGGTCGCCCGTTATTCCGATAAACAGGATGATCGTCGTAAAATCATCATCGGTTGCTGTTTAATTGCCATTTTCGGCAGTCTTATTTTTGCCTTCAACCGAAATTATTACGTATTGGCCTTTTTCGGTACGTTCTTTCTGGGTTTAGGTTCTTCGTCCAATCCGCAGTCTTTCGCCTTTGCCCGCGAATATGCCGAATACAGCCGGCGGGAAGCGGTGATGTTTACCACCATTATGCGGACCCAGATTTCATTGGCGTGGATTATCGGTCCGCCGGTTTCCTTTGCTATCGCATTAAACTGGGGATTTAATTATATGTATCTGGTGGCGGGCTTGGCATTTTTATTTTGTGCGCTGTTAACCGCTACTATGCTGCCCAAAATCAGCCGCAAACAAATGCTGAAAACCGAATCCGCGCCGTTAAGCGCACCAAGCGACAACCGTAAATCCGTGTCTTATCTGTTCATCGCCTGTTTTTTGATGTGGATGTGCAACAGTATGTATTTGATTTCCATGCCGTTGTACACCATTCATGAGTTACATTTGTCGGAAAATTTGGCAGGAACCTTAATGGGAACAGCTGCCGGTCTGGAAATTCCCGTTATGTTGATCGGCGGTTATCTCACCAAATTTTTTCGAAAAAAAACCTTAATTTTGACCGCACTTTTGGCCGGTTTTACCTTCAATCTGCTGTTACTTTTTCTGCATGAAACTTGGCAGCTTGTTACATTACAAGCGCTAAATGCGGTTTTTATCGGTATTATCGCCACTCTCGGCATGGTTTATTTTCAGGATCTCATGCCGCGTCAAATGGGGGCCGCCACTACACTATTCGGTAACGCGGCAAAAGGCAGTTGGATTCTAGGCGGTCCAATCGCCGGGTTAATCGCGGAACACTGGGGCTACAGCTCGGTATTTTATTTATCCGTGATTATTGTGCTGATCAGCTTTTACTGTATGTGGAAGGTGAAGTCAGTTTAACTTAAAAGTAAAGGCCGTTTAAATTTCATAAACCGCCCGGGAGTAATTATTTAATGGTTAAAATAAAAGTGCGGTTAAATCAAAAATAAATGATTTTTTGACCGCACTTTTATAGTTTATAACAAATAAAACGCTAATTTACCGCCAAGCTTTGAATTGGTTGATTAAGCCGTTGGTCGAGCTATCGTGACTATTGATTGGCTCATTGCCGCTTAATTCGGGCAGAATGCGGTTTGCCAGTTGTTTACCTAATTCTACGCCCCATTGGTCGAAACTGAAAATATTGAAGATAATACCTTGTACGAAGATTTTATGTTCGTACATGGCAATTAGAGCGCCTAAACTAAACGGCGTAATTTCTTGCAATAAAATCGAGTTGGTCGGTTTGTTGCCGGCGAAAACTTTGAACGGCACCACATTTTTCACTTCGTCTAAATTTTTGCCGGCTTTCAAAAATTCTTCTTCCACGGTTTCTTTGGTTTTACCGAAAGCCAGCGCTTCAGTTTGGGCAAAGAAGTTAGACAGTAATTTGCTGTGGTGGTCCGCCAACGGATTATGAGTTTTCGCCGGTGCAATGAAATCGCAAGGAATTAACGTGGTACCCTGATGAATTAATTGATAGAACGCGTGTTGACCGTTGGTACCCGGTTCGCCCCAAATAATCGGACCGGTTTGATAATTGTTAATTACTTCGCCGTCACGTCCCACGTATTTACCGTTGGATTCCATGTTACCCTGTTGGAAATATGCCGCAAAACGGTGCAGATATTGATCGTAAGGTAAAATCGCTTCGGTTTGCGCACCTTGGAAATTGGTATTCCATAACCCTACTAACGCCAATGTGGTCGGAATATTTTGTTCAATCGGCGTATTCCGGAAATGTTTATCCATTTCATGAGCGCCGGCCAATAATTGTTCGAAATTGTCAAAACCTACGGAAAGCGCAATGGACAAACCGATAGCCGACCATAATGAATAACGTCCGCCGACCCAATCCCAGAAACCGAACATGTTGTCGGTATCAATACCGAATTTCGCCACCTCCGTCGCATTGGTCGAAAGTGCGGCAAAATGTTTTGCCACGTGTTTTTCGTCTTTTGCCGCCGCCAGGAACCAATCGCGGGCAGATTTCGCATTGGTCATGGTTTCCTGAGTAGTAAAGGTTTTTGACGCCACTAAAAATAAAGTGGTTTCCGGGTCGGTTTTCTTAAAGACTTCCGCAATATGAGTACCGTCCACATTGGAAACAAAATGCATAGTCAAGTGATTTTTATACGGACGTAAAGCTTCCGTTACCATGTAAGGGCCGAGATCCGATCCGCCGATACCGATATTCACCACATCGGTAATGGCTTTGCCGGTGTAGCCTTTCCATTCGCCGGAAATTACGCGTTCGCTGAAAGCTTTCATTTTTGCCAAGACTTCATTAACTTCCGGCATCACATCTTTACTGTCGACCAACACAGGCTTGTTCGAGCGGTTACGCAAGGCGGTATGTAATACGGCGCGATTTTCCGTACGGTTGATTTTTTCGCCCGTAAACATCGCTTCTTTGGCTTCGTCCAATGCACATTCTTTTGCCAATTGACGCAATAATTTTAAAGTATCCTGAGTAATTTTATTTTTAGCGAAATCCACTAACATTTCGTTATTAAAAGTTAATGAATAATTATCGAAACGATTCTGTTCCCGTTGAAAAAGATCTTTGATCGTAGTTTCGGCTAATTCCGCTTTATGCTGTTCTAATGCTTTCCATGCTGTT contains the following coding sequences:
- the glmM gene encoding phosphoglucosamine mutase, with product MAERKYFGTDGVRGKVGSFPITPDFALKLGWAAGKVLATHGSKKVLIGKDTRISGYMLESALEAGLTAAGLSAVFVGPMPTPAVAYLTRTFRAEAGVVISASHNPYDDNGIKFFSAEGTKLPDDVEEAIEALLEQPMDCVESAELGKASRINDAAGRYIEFCKSTFPTSLSLEGYKIVVDCAHGATYHIAPSVLRELGAEIIEIGTKPNGLNINEKCGATDIEALRHKVLEIGADVGLAYDGDGDRIMMVDHLGNKVDGDQILYIIARETLRAGHLKGGVVGTLMSNMSLEIALKQLGIPFLRANVGDRYVLEKMQENGWKLGGENSGHIIILDKNTTGDGIIASLAVLTAMAQHKLSLHELTGAVKLFPQVLINVRFAGGENPLNSEKVKAVAAEVEQRLAGKGRILLRKSGTEPLIRVMVECEDAVLAQKSAEEIAEAVKNS
- the folP gene encoding dihydropteroate synthase; the protein is MKLQANGKILDLSQPQIMGILNFTPDSFSDNGKFFSLDKALIQVDKMLNEGAAIIDIGGESTRPMAEEVSEQEELERVVPLVEAVRQRFDCWISVDTSKAAVMRESAKAGMDMINDIRALQEPDALETAVTLALPTCIMHMQGQPRTMQSAPQYDDVVEEVLQFLQNRTALCLKAGMKNENIIWDVGFGFGKTVCHNYRLLQQSARFAVHGYPVLAGLSRKSMIGAILDKPVDQRVIGSVTGALLAAQNGATILRVHDVAETADALKIWQATVHA
- the pgi gene encoding glucose-6-phosphate isomerase — protein: MQNINPTKTTAWKALEQHKAELAETTIKDLFQREQNRFDNYSLTFNNEMLVDFAKNKITQDTLKLLRQLAKECALDEAKEAMFTGEKINRTENRAVLHTALRNRSNKPVLVDSKDVMPEVNEVLAKMKAFSERVISGEWKGYTGKAITDVVNIGIGGSDLGPYMVTEALRPYKNHLTMHFVSNVDGTHIAEVFKKTDPETTLFLVASKTFTTQETMTNAKSARDWFLAAAKDEKHVAKHFAALSTNATEVAKFGIDTDNMFGFWDWVGGRYSLWSAIGLSIALSVGFDNFEQLLAGAHEMDKHFRNTPIEQNIPTTLALVGLWNTNFQGAQTEAILPYDQYLHRFAAYFQQGNMESNGKYVGRDGEVINNYQTGPIIWGEPGTNGQHAFYQLIHQGTTLIPCDFIAPAKTHNPLADHHSKLLSNFFAQTEALAFGKTKETVEEEFLKAGKNLDEVKNVVPFKVFAGNKPTNSILLQEITPFSLGALIAMYEHKIFVQGIIFNIFSFDQWGVELGKQLANRILPELSGNEPINSHDSSTNGLINQFKAWR
- the pheS gene encoding phenylalanine--tRNA ligase subunit alpha, producing MQNLKQITEQARAALDELHDKGIEALENFRVEYFGKKGHFTQLMQGLRDVLPEERPAMGAKINEAKQTVLEILNAKKEQIEQAALNVKLEQERIDVSLPGRKVEAGGLHPVSITIGRVTKFFSELGFSVESGPEIESDYYNFDALNIPKHHPARADHDTFWFNPELLLRTQTSGVQIRTMEKKQPPIRIMAPGRVYRNDYDQTHTPMFHQIELLYVDKNANFTELKGLLHDFLRAFFEEDLQVRFRPSYFPFTEPSAEVDVMGKNGKWLEVLGCGMVHPNVLRNVGIDPNEYSGFAVGMGVERLTMLRYNVTDLRSFFENDLRFLKQFK
- the pheT gene encoding phenylalanine--tRNA ligase subunit beta — translated: MKFSENWVREWVNPAVNTDELCDQITMLGLEVDGVEPVAGEFSGVVVGEVVECAQHPDADKLRVTKVNVGGDRLLDIVCGAPNCRQGLKVACAMDGAVLPGNFNIKKTKLRGQPSEGMLCSFSELGMSEDHSGIMELPQDAPIGRDLREYLDLNDKEVEISLTPNRADCLSIAGVAREIGVVNRATVTEPVITNVAPTIPDKIAIDVSAPEACPRYLLRSVKNVNVKAATPMWMKEKLRRCGIRSIDPVVDITNYILLELGQPMHAFDAATVAQPVQVRMAKEGEKLVLLDGNTATLQSNTLVIADQNGPLAMAGIFGGAASGVNADTKDIILESAFFAPLAITGRARQYGLHTDASHRFERGVDFQLQHKAMERATALLLAICGGEAGEICEAVSEQHLPKLKEVQLRRSKLDALLGHHIETETVTDIFQRLGLSVRYENDVWTVTSASWRFDIEIEEDLIEEVARIYGYNNIPNNAPLAHLTMREHKESDLEIDRIKTALVSADFHEAITYSFVDPKIQSMLHPAVKPLILPNPISGEMSAMRVSLLTGLLGAVLYNQNRQQTRVRLFETGLRFIPDASAEFGVRQEFVFAAVMTGAKYNEHWTTKSESADFYDLKGYIENLLSLTAVGDRVKFVAKALPAFHPGQSAVLVLDGEEIGYIGQIHPSIAQKLGLNGKTFAAEILVEKVSRRNVAVAKEISKFPANRRDLALVVADNVPASDIIDACRAVGGEKLVAVNLFDVYQGAGVAEGMKSLAISLTIQDTEKTLAEEDINAVISAVLAELKQRFNATLRD
- a CDS encoding C40 family peptidase, with the protein product MATLSLLSACSTLPEEYDGINYKGQIDDPIMAITLLSEQQREWAGTPYRLGGTTRSGVDCSGFTRTTFMDRFNISLPRTTTAQSKYGKKVPKEMIQTGDLIFFKTGRGPNGYHVGIYVKEDKFLHASTKGGVIYSSMNSPYWRKAFWQVRRI
- a CDS encoding integration host factor subunit alpha yields the protein MTLTKVEIAENLTRKLELNKTEAKAMVESFFEEIRATLADGHNVKLSGFGNFELRDKASRPGRNPKTGENIPVSARRVVVFRPGQKLRARVEKSKPKG
- a CDS encoding MFS transporter, with translation MQTHHKPANLVAFAFLLIAFLTGTASAFQMPTLSLFLSQEIHVSPFMVGTFYAVNAVMGIFVSQLVARYSDKQDDRRKIIIGCCLIAIFGSLIFAFNRNYYVLAFFGTFFLGLGSSSNPQSFAFAREYAEYSRREAVMFTTIMRTQISLAWIIGPPVSFAIALNWGFNYMYLVAGLAFLFCALLTATMLPKISRKQMLKTESAPLSAPSDNRKSVSYLFIACFLMWMCNSMYLISMPLYTIHELHLSENLAGTLMGTAAGLEIPVMLIGGYLTKFFRKKTLILTALLAGFTFNLLLLFLHETWQLVTLQALNAVFIGIIATLGMVYFQDLMPRQMGAATTLFGNAAKGSWILGGPIAGLIAEHWGYSSVFYLSVIIVLISFYCMWKVKSV